TGTTCTATGCTGTAAAAGGTTAAAGACCTGCATGCGCTATTTTCTCCGATTTGTGATTTCTGGTCGATGCTCCCTCATCTGAACCAACTTCAAAAACGTTGTTCCTAAGATCTCACACATACTCTCTATCCAATTAGGTACAACTGACAGCACAGACATCTGAGCTGCCACCAAGATGGATGACAAGAACGTCGCAGTCCTTGCGACTGACTCTGCGGCTACAAACAACGACAATGGCGATCCTCAACAAGACTTGCCGAATGAAGAAGCGCAACGAGGTGTTCAAGATGTCGAGGCTATGGCTCTCACTTGGTCGAAATTGACACTCATCGGTATCTTCCTCAAGTAAGCCTTCTTGAATCACTTTATTTAGGTCCTATAAAAACATAGCTAACATGTACGGCTGCTAAAGTATCTGGTTGCTCTACTTTGTCAATGCATTTCAGTCTACAATTCTCTCCAATCTGCTTCCCTACGCCACGAGCGCTTTCGAATCTCATTCGTTATTGAATGTTATCTATGTCGTAGCCGGTTCTATGTCTGCAGCCACTTATATGCCCCTGTCAAAGATTATGGACGTCTGGGGAAGAGCTGAAGGCTTTCTCATCATGACCGTCTTTGCTACCCTGGGCCTGATTCTCATGGCTGCAAGCAATGGCATCGCCACCTTCTGTGCAGCATATGTAAGACGAACCGATTTCACACTTCATATTAATTACCCACCTATAACATACGCCTTTGTGTGAACGAGTTCTAACAACCGACATGAAACAGGTGTTTTATAGCATTGGATTCGGTGGTATGACATACGCCGTAGATGTTATTACGGCCGATGCATCGCAGCTGAAGAATCGAGGGTTAGCTTACGCTTTCACATCTTCTCCTTACATCATCACCGCATTTGCCGGGGCCAAAGCATCAGAGGGTTTCTACAACGACATCAGCTGGCGATGGGGCTTTGGCGTCTTTGCCATCGTCTTTCCTATTGTGGCTGCTCCACTAtacttcatcttgaagatTAACCTTCGCAAGGCCGAGAGGCAAGGTCTATTGAATAAGGAGCCAAGCAACCGAACAATATTGCAAAGCATCTGGTATTACAGTGTAGAATTCGATGGTAGgtgatgcttgatgcttgagaCAAAGATAAGAAGTACTAATTTCGCAATAGCAATGGGAGTGTTTTTGTTCTCCGTCGGTCTCACGgtgtttcttcttcctttcaaCATTGCCGACTCTGCCCCTAATGGGTGGTCATCAGGATACATAATTGCCATGATTGTGGTTGGCTTCGTTATGCTTATTATCTTTACCGTATACGAGACCTTCCTAGCGCCAATTCCTCTACTCGACTGGAACCTCTTGATTGATCGGACTGTCATCGGCGCCTGTCTTCTCGATGCTACATATCAAATCTCGTATTACTGTTGGGCGAACTACTTCACCTCTTTCTTACAAGTGGTGAATGATCTAAGTCTAGCAGAAGCGGGATATGTCAACAATACCTTCAACGTGGTTTCGGGAGTACTCCTGTTGATTGTTGGCTTCCTGATCCGTAGGACTGGTCGGTTCAAGTGGCTTCTGTATATAGCCGTCCCGCTTTACATCTTTGCGCAGGGGTTGATGATCTATTTCCGCCGACCGAACCAAAACGTGGGCTATCTTGTCATGTGTCAAGTCTTCATATCGATTGGAGGTAGCATTTTCATTATTATCGAACAACTGGCTATTTTAGCTGCTGTTGATCATCAGCATATTGCTGCAGCCCTTGCATTGCTAAATGTGGTGGGTACGGTTGGAGACGCCATGGGCGCAACGATATCCGGAGCCATCTGGACAAACACGTTCCAGAAGGCGCTTGAGCGATATCTTCCGGAATCAGCGCTTCCGGATTTGGACGTCATTTATGAGGATTTGGACACGCAGCTGAGCTACCCTGTCGGAAGCGCCGTCAGGTTGGCAATCCAGAAAGCATATGCGTACTCACAAACCCGCATGCTTGCTGCCGGAACTGGTGTCATGGGCCTTGCGATAATTTGGATGCTTATGATTAGAAACATTAATCTTGCAAAGGTGGCTCAAGTAAAGGGCATGGTCTTCTAAGCTAGAAAGATATGGGGTAATAGAGAGTTGATATATGTGAGGCATGTATTCCTGGTTGGGGGACTTAGTCCACAACTGCAGAGTAAGTAACGtctaaaataaaaattaagtaCACtagtttttgttttattctAAACAAAAAAGTATTGTAACACTCGGACTCGGTCACATTATCTCGAATACCATAATATTGAAACTCATTTTCCCcaaaactattattaaagaGTATACTACTATCTTCTAGTGTTAGCAAGCCTAGTTTACATCATCTCCCTTTGCTTCGGCATTATGGAAAAGACCAACATATGATGTCTGTCTTAGATTCCTATACTGTAGTCCTAAATAAACAATAATTACATATGGAGTAAATGCTTGTTTCAATTACTATGgtaatagtaattttatttacCTATTTCTGGGTTCGTCCCTCCCTGCACTACGTTTTTCCACTCTGCCATATTTTGcgcggcagcagcatatGTCAAGAGCGACTGAGGAACCAGGTCACCTTTGTTGATGTCCTTCAATCGGGCAATAAACGTAACCAAGTGTGCGTCGAGGGCAGTAGGCGTCTCCAAACCAAATAGCCACTTTTCTCCCTCCACTAGATGCTCGCTACACATCTCCAATATACTGACTGTACGCTTCGTCATTTCTTCTAAATCATCAAGTCCAACACAGtttatcttctcttttcgttGACTACAACACGTATTAGTGGCACTCATGGAGTCAATATGTGGCAAAAGGGTGAATTTACAGACATTTCAAGTTTATATTGTAGAGCCTCCTGATACTGGGGTGATACGTCGCTGTCTATAAGTCGTAGTATCCTCTCTTCAATGATATTGGCGACGCCTGATCTTCCCGTAAAAGTCAAGGTGAAAAAGTTAATGCTATGAAGTCTTTCGAGTAAAGAGGATATAATGGCCGCATGTGAAGGTGGCATAAGGCTTGGAAACAAGCGGGCAAGATAGTGCGTAATCTTCACGCTATCATAGATTGGTTCCGGAAGAGATGGGCTAGTCAGTGCTGGAACCTAATTATTGTCAGACTATCGATGGGGTGTAAGGAATCTCTTCTGACTAGGCTCAAGTACCTGTCCTTTAGGGTTGACGTAGCATAGATATTCCTCGGACAGCTGTTCCAATTTCGATGTAATGTCCATCTCGTGCTCGGAAAACTCGATCGCCAAGGTCTCGTCTTTGGGTTTTCCACGAATAGCTATGCAGTATCTTACCATTATTGAACAGATAGAGTACTGATAATGATAAAGCTTGTAGGTTTGAATAGCCATACTGTCGGATGATGAGCGGAGCTTTTGAGAAGTCAAATCAGGTCGATGTAGGTTGTTGAAAATTTCGATTTCAAGTATCACATGCCTTTAATAATATTGCGAAGATATAATCGTAtcatgagaaaaaaaaacgcgATGGTATTGTAGGGTTGAAAGTCAAACCCGGTTTAAATAACCTAAGCTCGACAAAATCTATGGACCCGGGTAGTAGGCTTTAACTTGTATTGCAAATTATTCACCATACTGGGTAGTTGCTGCGTCTCTTGATGGGACCATGGGGTAAATGAGATGCACTGAGtgcccatctccagcctttTACCCCAAAAGTGGTACCTGCTGTTTCACATCATGCTGCATTGCCGATATGCAGGCAGATTCTTAAGTTTCCGCATCAGGTCTAGCTAGAATGCTTCATGGGGTAAGCCGGGGTAGATGATGTAGCGCGCCACCCTACAGTACACACTTGTACCTCCGCCTCGTTTTCGTTTCCGATTCTTTCTCTctgttctcttcttttcagACAAATATTAACTGAAATCTTGTTCCTGTTGTTAACATTGTATATGGGGATTATATATGCAGTTATTATCGTTGAGTGGCGATAATAAGTTCAGTATTCGTATTACACATATCTTTCTAATGACAGATTCCTAAAACTTATTAACATTCGACCTGTAGCTATTAGAGGAGAAGTTATATAAaaagcatcatcttcaacacgaTGCGACGCTACCTTATGATCAGGACTCATCTACGGGGGTTTGCATTGCGAAAATACAAGAAATAGAAAACAGATTAACCTAGCATCAAAATTTGCATTGTTCTTCTCCGGACCTCACCATTATGGGGTTAGTCTTTTGCTAGCCACGACCGCCGGACCTTGAAGATGATCGGCCTCACAATAACTCAAACAGCGGTCGCCAAACCAAGACAAACTAGAAATGATTCGACCTATCCACGGCTCCTTATATAGTTACTATTGTCATATGTCAATATTATTTTCGTGACGTGTATGGTTGCTTGAACAGTCCTCGTTCTTATGAGTACAATCATTGAAAGCTTTGTAGCAGGACGAAACTTTAGGTTCGCAGACCTATTCAAAGACAGGATACTGAGCTATATATGGAGAAATTGAGTCagaaaaggccaaagatTATCATATACATTTACTTTGTAATACTAATTAAAACCAGAAGGATTCTTAATCCCATTTGGTAGGTAGTGGCGGACCCCAAATCGCGGCAGGAGTTCCGGCAGACCGAATGGTAGGGCATTCCTCATTGACCACGTCGCCATCTGAGTAGTGTTCAATTATGAAGCCCGTAGTATCATACCAATAGTCAAAGAGCTGTGATCCCATGACGTGCCTGCCAATTCCCCACATCGGTTTATACCCTTTGGACGCCAGCCACGAATGACCCATCATCTCGGTATCCAGGTCTTCCACCTCGAAAGATGAGTGGTGAATACTCGTGCCGCTGCCGCTACCGTGATGGGCTGCCACGAGAAGACAATGGTGGTCTGTATACTCTGCACCTAGGTCCACGTGAAAGAAGGACATAAATTCCGTTGAAGGGTCACCTTGCTTGTGGACAATGTCAGAAGCTTTGAAATTGAAGTTGCTGCTGTACCAGGAGCATGTTTTCGCGTAATTATCTGTCGTGTATCCGAAATGGCCGAGTTTGTGAACCTTGGAAGGACCGCTGGTCATGCGGTTGAAAACACCTTGTCGTTGTGCAACCTCTTGGTCAGCGAATGTGTCCGTCCATCTTGCAGGGCCATGACAtaaaagacgaaaaaaaaagaagaaaaaaatcatgGGAGCTCGTTCATTGGTATACTAACCTTTGCGCGTCTTCTGAACTGCCCCGTTTACCTGCGGCCTTCCACCAGCCACAACAGAGATGCCTTCTTGTGGAGCAAACCGCTCTTCCTGGCCATGCACAATCTCGACAACGTATCCATTAGGATCTGTTATGCGGACCATCTTGCCACCGCCGGGGCGGTGAGAGACGTCTACCAATTGCGCACCGGGGAAGTTGCAGGCTTTTTGAAAATCGATCGCTGAACGCGCGACAAACCCAGCCCCGTGAAACTTTGGGGCACTGCCAGAAGCGGGACGGGCCACATAGAGAAAAGGATCAGGCCCGTAACCACGGAAGAAGACTTCTTCGTTCTCTGACTTTGCTGCAAGTTCGAACCCAAAGTCTTCCGCAAAAGTCAAGAACTTTACAACATCAGGGTGCTCGTAGATGACATACGAGAGTCGCTGAAGCGAAATCTTTGACCCAATTGCCATGATGTATTCAGCGGAAAGAATTCAACGAACCCTAAATGGATATAGGTACACGATTTAGTAGCCGATTGAGAGGATTAAAAGCACAGGTAGCTATAATGTGATGGCAGTTCGTCTGTTGGATGTTTTTTTGGAAAGCTCTTGCAGTGTTGCTGACATACTTCAAAATCATGAAGCTCTTTTGTACTTCCACAACGAGACTAACTACACCATCCCCCTTACCTCCGCAGGCTCATTCAGTCTGGGGTAGAGCTTATACATCCGGACGGTCCGATCTGATCGTCGATGCTTGTCTAGTCTCTATGGAGTCCgagctgcatatgcatgctGATTGCTCAATGGTGAGCAGTCATATACGCACCTGCAGGTGATGGTATAAGTTGCGTGGGACAGAGATGGGGTTCCGGCTGGAGAAGCCAGAATCACTGATTTCGTCGGAAAACCCCACCCAGGCCAACGCATGAGATCGGAATTCATCGGAAGACCCCACTCGCGCAGCAAACACAAACCATTCCGCATTCGAACATGGCTTTGGAATGGGAAACATTGAGATGTGAAACCCATACATCGAGACGAGCATCTTTACAAGAATCTTCATATTCGTTAGACACCGATGAAGATTTCCTCATCAGCTTTCCCGGCCCTCAAAGAACGCCAGCATGAAGTATCGTCGCCTCCAAGGACAAATTGTGGAGGTGAAAGATGGTGATTCCAGTGGCATCGTACCTACGGTACGTACTCCGTTGTTGAGTGTGTTGCAGGATAATCCTCCTGATCACTCT
Above is a genomic segment from Trichoderma breve strain T069 chromosome 6, whole genome shotgun sequence containing:
- a CDS encoding major facilitator superfamily domain-containing protein, with amino-acid sequence MDDKNVAVLATDSAATNNDNGDPQQDLPNEEAQRGVQDVEAMALTWSKLTLIGIFLNIWLLYFVNAFQSTILSNLLPYATSAFESHSLLNVIYVVAGSMSAATYMPLSKIMDVWGRAEGFLIMTVFATLGLILMAASNGIATFCAAYVFYSIGFGGMTYAVDVITADASQLKNRGLAYAFTSSPYIITAFAGAKASEGFYNDISWRWGFGVFAIVFPIVAAPLYFILKINLRKAERQGLLNKEPSNRTILQSIWYYSVEFDAMGVFLFSVGLTVFLLPFNIADSAPNGWSSGYIIAMIVVGFVMLIIFTVYETFLAPIPLLDWNLLIDRTVIGACLLDATYQISLAEAGYVNNTFNVVSGVLLLIVGFLIRRTGRFKWLLYIAVPLYIFAQGLMIYFRRPNQNVGYLVMCQVFISIGALALLNVVGTVGDAMGATISGAIWTNTFQKALERYLPESALPDLDVIYEDLDTQLSYPVGSAVRLAIQKAYAYSQTRMLAAGTGVMGLAIIWMLMIRNINLAKVAQVKGMVF
- a CDS encoding glyoxalase/Bleomycin resistance protein/Dioxygenase superfamily domain-containing protein, which encodes MAIGSKISLQRLSYVIYEHPDVVKFLTFAEDFGFELAAKSENEEVFFRGYGPDPFLYVARPASGSAPKFHGAGFVARSAIDFQKACNFPGAQLVDVSHRPGGGKMVRITDPNGYVVEIVHGQEERFAPQEGISVVAGGRPQVNGAVQKTRKGVFNRMTSGPSKVHKLGHFGYTTDNYAKTCSWYSSNFNFKASDIVHKQGDPSTEFMSFFHVDLGAEYTDHHCLLVAAHHGSGSGTSIHHSSFEVEDLDTEMMGHSWLASKGYKPMWGIGRHVMGSQLFDYWYDTTGFIIEHYSDGDVVNEECPTIRSAGTPAAIWGPPLPTKWD